One Coffea arabica cultivar ET-39 chromosome 5e, Coffea Arabica ET-39 HiFi, whole genome shotgun sequence DNA segment encodes these proteins:
- the LOC113718256 gene encoding uncharacterized protein: protein MAVGDYNVISSVEERIGGSAPNIRDLEEFNSALNRSGLFPVQFDGSAYTWTNGRMWQRLDRAVVNAGWLSSIELTRVAHLQRGRSDHCPLLVKGGSMARRRSSFRFLNVWRSHPTFQQTVASAWAQPVPGIGMQKFFNKLKVVKRVLAGWNVDVFGNVSQRVEVAADNLLAKELLYDQNRDVLSRSAVHEARALHSRELALECEFWRQKAAIKWIKEGDANTSFFHATVKQKRSSNFIARIRGTGDTDRDVSSGSRPSLELPKLTPEENDMLLKSPSVDEVYTVVCSMDPQSAAGPDGFGGGFYQSCWECIRDDFMDGVQDFFAGATMPRGFSNTTIILLPKREGACEWKDFRPISLANVSAKIISKVLSTRINQLLPRLVLEFQTGFIPGSGIQDNVLLAQELILDLDKKLRHPNVILKLDMEKAYDRVDWGFLLYMLREFGFKEGVVDLVFRLVSNVWFSVLVNGELTGFFKSTRGVRQGDPLSSTLFLFVSEFLGRGLQRLFTSNPAFRFLSKGGMVPFLAFADDVIIFTRASSECLQAVSSFLHDYQALSGQKINLSKSRFLCSSKLSSEVIQLIQQETGFQGQPWPVKYLGVPLSLGRNKTVLFDGVIASVRAKLHHWSSRFLSAGGKLILIRHVLSSMPLYLLQVTKPPKGVFIRLGKLFNAFLWDGNDGRRIHWSSWEKVCFPVEEGRLGFRSLLDLERAFVMKLWWTIRQKSSPWARFMHRKYIGEQHPGLASAAVGSATWKRVCLVRAITEDNIRWRLGEGFIDFWYDRWLFNEPLSNQVTGAHPHFLVAEFYTSTGWNTDRLLQVLPQSIVNIISQTLVDPKLKDELIWAPSADGAFSVSSAWDLVRQRRNTSLVCRGIWCPLLPLKMSYLAWRVLSDFLPLDDKLRSRGMAMVSKCDCCGNAVESLNHIFLHGRLASAVWQHFFLACGIQWRSFSCVSSLLVVWFQSSSNGRLDHVRCVIPVVVLWFLWCSRNDARFGNLQPVHSKVIFEANGWLVAKGAACMLNKVQLEGDMDTYFARFFRVKPAKSFCLKAISWMKPPRGTYKLNTDASVINGLAKGGGVVRDFEGKMIGAFYKEFGEYEVIYAEGLALCSGLQWCMGAGLSDILVEVDSLVLVRLVQNRSVGKWPLCSVLSQLRLLLGKVKGSITHIHREANAVADSLAALSREGPYVTFQSVQQLPSRVRSLINLDAIGFPYIRRFPV from the exons ATGGCCGTAGGGGATTACAATGTTATTTCTTCTGTGGAGGAAAGGATTGGAGGTTCAGCCCCGAATATTCGTGACCTGGAAGAATTTAACTCTGCATTAAATCGGAGTGGACTATTTCCGGTACAGTTTGATGGGTCTGCCTACACATGGACTAATGGGCGTATGTGGCAGCGGCTTGATCGAGCGGTCGTTAATGCTGGTTGGCTGTCTTCTATTGAGCTGACTCGAGTTGCTCATCTTCAGCGAGGGCGATCTGATCATTGTCCGTTGCTGGTTAAGGGGGGCAGCATGGCAAGGCGGCGGTCGTCCTTTCGCTTTCTTAATGTTTGGCGGAGTCATCCTACTTTTCAACAAACAGTTGCGTCTGCTTGGGCTCAGCCTGTTCCTGGAATTGGAATGCAGAAATTTTTTAATAAGTTGAAGGTGGTTAAGCGAGTTTTAGCTGGATGGAATGTGGATGTTTTTGGGAATGTCTCTCAACGGGTCGAAGTGGCAGCGGATAATTTATTGGCCAAGGAATTGTTGTATGATCAAAATAGGGATGTGTTGTCTAGGTCGGCAGTACATGAGGCACGGGCACTCCATTCTCGGGAGCTAGCCTTAGAATGTGAATTCTGGAGACAGAAGGCAGCGATCAAATGGATCAAAGAGGGCGACGCGAATACCTCTTTTTTCCATGCAACAGTTAAGCAGAAACGCAGCTCTAATTTTATTGCACGGATTAGGGGCACCGGGGACA CAGACCGCGATGTTAGTTCAGGGAGCAGGCCTTCACTTGAGCTGCCTAAGCTTACGCCAGAAGAGAATGACATGCTGCTGAAATCTCCATCGGTGGATGAGGTTTATACTGTGGTGTGCTCAATGGACCCTCAGAGTGCTGCGGGGCCTGATGGGTTTGGCGGGGGTTTTTATCAAAGTTGTTGGGAGTGTATAAGAGATGACTTCATGGACGGGGTGCAGGATTTTTTTGCTGGTGCCACAATGCCACGCGGATTTTCCAATACGACGATCATTTTACTCCCCAAGAGGGAAGGCGCATGTGAGTGGAAAGATTTCCGACCAATAAGTTTAGCTAATGTTAGTGCCAAGATCATTTCTAAGGTTTTGTCCACCCGTATCAATCAGCTCCTTCCTAGGTTGGTTTTAGAGTTTCAGACTGGTTTTATTCCGGGCAGCGGCATACAAGATAATGTTTTGCTAGCTCAGGAATTGATTCTGGATTTGGACAAAAAGCTGCGTCACCCTAATGTAATCTTGAAGTTGGATATGGAGAAGGCGTATGACAGGGTGGACTGGGGGTTTTTGTTATATATGCTGCGAGAATTCGGTTTTAAAGAAGGAGTAGTGGATCTGGTTTTTCGGTTAGTATCCAACGTCTGGTTTTCTGTCCTGGTTAATGGGGAGCTCACCGGCTTTTTCAAGTCGACTAGAGGGGTTCGCCAGGGGGATCCGTTATCGTccactcttttcctttttgtctcGGAATTTCTGGGAAGGGGTCTTCAGCGGCTTTTTACTAGCAATCCAGCGTTTAGATTTTTGTCTAAGGGAGGGATGGTCCCGTTTCTTGCGTTTGCCGATGACGTGATTATTTTCACCCGGGCATCGTCTGAATGCTTACAGGCGGTATCGTCCTTTTTACACGACTATCAAGCTCTCTCTGGCCAAAAAATTAATCTCTCTAAGAGTCGCTTTCTGTGTTCGTCGAAGCTCTCTTCGGAGGTTATCCAATTAATTCAGCAGGAAACGGGGTTTCAAGGGCAGCCTTGGCCTGTCAAATATTTGGGAGTCCCACTTTCTCTTGGCCGTAACAAAACTGTCTTATTTGATGGAGTAATTGCCTCTGTGAGAGCAAAGCTTCATCATTGGAGTTCCCGGTTTCTGTCTGCTGGGGGGAAGCTCATATTGATTCGTCATGTGTTGAGTTCTATGCCTCTTTACCTCCTGCAGGTTACTAAACCGCCTAAGGGGGTCTTTATTAGATTGGGCAAGCTGTTTAATGCCTTTCTGTGGGATGGCAATGATGGTAGGAGGATTCATTGGTCCTCTTGGGAAAAAGTCTGTTTTCCAGTTGAAGAAGGGAGATTGGGGTTTCggtctcttttggatttggagagggcttttgtaatgaaatTATGGTGGACAATACGTCAGAAGAGCTCTCCTTGGGCCAGATTCATGCACCGTAAGTACATTGGCGAGCAACATCCAGGTTTGGCTTCGGCTGCTGTGGGGTCGGCAACTTGGAAGAGGGTCTGTTTGGTGCGGGCTATCACTGAAGATAACATTCGTTGGCGGCTAGGTGAAGGCTTCATCGATTTCTGGTATGATCGATGGCTTTTCAATGAACCACTTAGCAACCAGGTTACTGGTGCGCATCCTCACTTTTTGGTAGCTGAGTTTTACACCTCTACGGGGTGGAATACTGATCGTCTCCTCCAGGTTCTCCCACAATCTATTGTTAATATTATTTCCCAAACACTTGTTGATCCGAAGCTTAAGGACGAGTTAATTTGGGCTCCTTCCGCTGATGGCGCATTTTCTGTGTCGTCAGCCTGGGATCTGGTTCGGCAGCGGCGTAACACGTCTTTGGTTTGCCGTGGAATTTGGTGTCCGTTACTCCCGCTAAAAATGTCGTACTTAGCTTGGAGGGTTTTGTCTGATTTTCTCCCTCTGGACGACAAGCTCCGGTCTAGAGGAATGGCCATGGTTTCTAAATGTGATTGCTGTGGTAATGCGGTGGAATCCTTGAATCATATTTTCTTACATGGCAGGTTAGCAAGTGCTGTTTGGCAGCATTTCTTTCTAGCTTGCGGAATTCAGTGGCGTTCATTCTCATGTGTTTCTTCACTGCTAGTGGTGTGGTTTCAATCTTCTAGCAATGGCCGATTGGATCATGTTCGGTGTGTAATACCGGTAGTGGTGTTATGGTTTCTATGGTGTAGTAGAAATGATGCTCGGTTTGGAAATCTTCAACCTGTCCATTCCAAAGTTATCTTCGAAGCCAATGGGTGGTTGGTTGCTAAGGGGGCGGCTTGTATGTTAAACAAAGTGCAGTTGGAGGGGGATATGGATACGTATTTTGCACGGTTTTTTCGGGTCAAGCCAGCCAAATCATTCTGTCTGAAGGCTATATCATGGATGAAGCCGCCTAGAGGGACGTACAAACTCAACACAGATGCAAGTGTGATCAATGGTTTAGCTAAAGGTGGTGGGGTGGTACGTGATTTTGAAGGGAAGATGATCGGTGCTTTTTATAAGGAATTTGGGGAATATGAAGTGATATATGCGGAGGGATTGGCATTGTGTTCTGGGCTGCAGTGGTGTATGGGGGCAGGGTTGTCAGATATTTTGGTAGAGGTGGATTCTTTAGTGTTGGTAAGGTTGGTCCAGAATCGATCGGTTGGTAAGTGGCCGTTGTGTAGCGTCTTAAGTCAGCTTCGCTTGTTACTAGGCAAGGTGAAGGGGTCTATTACACATATTCATCGTGAGGCGAATGCCGTGGCAGACAGCTTAGCAGCGTTATCTCGGGAGGGTCCATATGTTACTTTTCAATCTGTTCAGCAGCTTCCAAGTAGAGTTCGGTCGCTGATTAATTTGGATGCGATAGGTTTTCCATACATTCGCAGGTTTCCTGTGTAG